One Archangium violaceum genomic window, CCACGCTCGGCAGCGTCAATCGCCGCGCCGGCCGCTACGCGCGCGCCGTGGAAGTGCACCGCCGCGTGCTGGAGATGACCCCCAAGCAGGCGCTCGGTTACGTGCTGCTGGGCGCGGACCACTTCGCCACCGGCCAGTGGGACCTGACCATCGACGACTACACCCACGCCCTCAAGCTGGAGCCGGAGCACGCCGAGGCGAAGAAGTGGCTGGCCCGCGCGCTGGCCCACCGCGCCCGGGATCGGGCCGGCAACGGGCGCGTGGATGACGCCGTGCGCGACCTGCGCCGTGCCTTCGATCTGGAGCGCTCGTCCGCCATGGCGCGCCGGTTGGGCGCCGTCCTCCTTCAGCAGGGCTCCTACGCCGAGGCCCGCAAGGTAATGGAGCAGGGCGTGCAGATGCCCGAGGCCGCCTGGCGCGAGCACCTGCTGCTCGGCTACGCGCGGCTGGGCGCGGGCGCTCCCAAGGAGGCGCTCGAGTCCTTCGAGACGGCTGGACGGATGGCCCCGGACGTGGCCTCGCTGGCCGACGTATCCGCCGGCTCGGCCCTCGCGGAGCTGGAGCTCGGGCAGGTGGATGCCGCCCTCAAGCGGCTGGCCGAGCCCGGCACCTCCAAGCGCGCCATCGAGGTGACGCGCGCCAACCTCTCGCGCGCCCACCTGCGTCGCGCCTTCGCCCGCCTGGAGGCCGGTGACGGCGCGGGCGCCCGCCAGGACGTGGAGTCCGCGGAGCGCGCCGGGGTCGGTGGCGGCTCGTCCAGCCTGGGCCGTCTGGCCGCCTTCGCCAAGGCGCTCGCCCAGGCGGAGGAGGGCCGCTTCGCGGAAGCGAGCGCGGGCCTCAAGCGCTCGCTCACCCCCACGCCCGAGTGGGCCCGTCCCAACACCCGTCAGCTCGCCGACGCCTTCGTCCTCTACCGCCGCGATCTGCTGCCACAGGCGCGCAGGGCGCTCACGGCCGCCACGAAGCGCCCCATCCCCGAGCAGGCGCAATGGACGGCGGCCTTCACCAGCGCGCTCCACCGCCGCGAGGCCGAGCGCGCCTATGCGTCCGGCAACATGAGGGCCGCGGAGAAGGCCCTCAAGGCCGCGCTGGCCCTCTCGCCGGACAGCGCCGCCCTGCAGCACAACCTCGCCTGCGTCGCCTACCGCGGCAAGAAGACCGCGGACGCCGTGGCCATCTGGCGCAAGCTCGAGGGCACCGTGCCCCAGGCCACGCTCAACCTGGGCATCGACGCCCAGGAGCGCCGCCGCGAGATGGGCGAGGCCGTGGATTCCTATCGCCGCTACCTCGCCTCGGGCGGGCCGCGCGCCGCCGCCGTCCGGGAGTGGAAGGATCGCCTGCAGATGATCTACGGCCTGTCCGAGCCGGCGAACCCCGCCCCGACCTCCAACCCCGAGCCCTCCAGCGCCACCGCTTCGGATATCACGCCATGATTTCCTCCCGCTCGTTCCTCCTGGGCCTCGCGCTGGTGTGCGCGTGGGCGCCCGCCGCTGGCGCGGCCGCCAGGAAGGCCACCCTGGGCGTCTTCCTGCCCACCACCCTCACCGACGGTCAGCAGCGCTTCCAGTACGCCGAGTCGCTCGCCGCGAAGCTTTCGGCGGCCACCGGTCGTGCCACGGCGGCCAAGAGCTTCGCCCGCTACGAGGACTTCTCGAAGGCCGTCTCCGAGGGCATCATCGACTTCGCCGTCGTGGACTCCTGGGCCGCGGTGCAGCTCGGCGCCAAGGCCACCCCGGTGGCGCTCGCCCCGCTCTCCGGTGAGACGTCCCAGCGCTGGGCCATCATCTCCACCGCGAAGGGCTCGGTGAAGGATCTGGCCGGCAAGCGGCTCGCCATCGTCAAGGGCGCGGGCGCGACGGATTCCAGGTTCGTCACCAACGTGGTGCTGGCCGGTGACCTGGACGCCAAGAAGCACTTCAAGTTGACCTCGGTGCCCAACGTGGAGTCCGCCCTCAAGATGCTGGAGGCCAAGGGCGCCGAGGCCGCGCTGGTGCCGCTGGCGCACGTGCCCGAGGGGGTCCGGGTGCTCTTCCGCAGCAGCAAGGTGCCGGGCGCCGTCCTCGTGGGCATGCGCGGCGACGCGGACGACCTGACACAGAACCTGCAGAAGCTCGAGCCGGTGGCCCCCTTCGGTGCCTTCGTCGCCGTGCAGGGCAAGGAGCTGGAGGACTTCCGCAAGCTGCTCCAGAGAGGTCCTCCCCGCCGCCAGCCCGTGCTGGTGGAGGCGCCCGCACTGCGCGTGGAGACGAGGGCCCTCATGGAGCCCTCCGCCCTCCAGCCCGTTCTTCCTTCCTTCGCCGATGCCCTGGAGGTCTCGGCGGAACAGCCGGATGACTGACCGGGAAGGGGGGGCGACTTTCCCCTTCTTGAAAAGTTAGAGTAATCACAATTCAACAACCTGGGCGTTCGGCGACAGCCGACGCAATGACCGCCAGGAAAACGCGCCACCCGGCCAGTCCTGGTGTCTCCTGAACGCTTCTCCTTCACCTCGCGGGACGTAGAGAACGATGCACTCGACTCGAATCGCTTGGCTCCCGGCCCTCGTCGGGCTGATGTGTGGCCTCGCCTCTGGAATTGGGGCGGCGCAGACGAAGAGCGGGCCCACCGCCCAGGCGGCGGATGTCCCGACGGCGCGCAAGCCCTTGCCGCTGCCGCCTCCCTCCACGTCGAACGTCCCCCAGCGCGCGCCCTTCACGGGTCCGTCCACCTCGCGACCGCTGCCTCCGCCCTCGGGCCTGGCCGGGGTGGACATTCCGGATCCGCTCTCCGCTACCAGTGACTCCTCGCTGGAGGAGTCCGTGCAGCAGCTGCTCAGCGAGGCGGTGGTGTCCACGGCCTCCAAGCGCAGCCAGCGCATCGCGGACGTGCCGATGACCATCTCCTGGATTCCCGCCGAGGAGCTGGAGGGCACCGGCCAGTTCACCCTGTGCGAGGCCATCCAGTACTTCCCCGGCATGGAGTGCCGGCGGGGCTCCATGCGCAAGGCGGCGGTGAGCGCGCGCGGCCTGGGCTCCAACTACCTCTCCAACCGGCTCCTGCTGCTCAAGGACGGCCGGCCGCTGACGGACCCCTGGACGGGCCAGTTCTACGCGGACGAGACCACGCCGCTGAGCAACCTCAAGCAGATCGAAGTCATCCGGGGCCCCGGCTCCTCGCTGTACGGCTCCAACGCCTTCAGCGGCGTCATCAACATCATCGAGCGCCAGCCCTCGGACCTGATGCAGGACGGGCGGAACTGGGGCGCGGACGCGCGGCTGCTCGCGGGCCAGGATCGCACCTGGCGCGCCCAGGCCACTGCGGCGGGCCGGGGCGGACCGGTGGAGGCGCTCGTCAACTACTACGGCTTCGGCTCGGACGGCCCCCAGCTCTTCAATGATCCGCGGCAGAACC contains:
- a CDS encoding tetratricopeptide repeat protein, whose protein sequence is MRRLFRPPVRRLVAALVVAHSLAGTAAFAQYRPPPMTESQRLVREGESAQVDASAAAASGDKKRAETKYRKALELFEKALAAEPTSVPAAAGLGAVGLALQDYARVAERLAPVYAANRDSLDLAYPLGISLFKLKRYEEAVPVLQQVTVANQPEHLLVHYYLGSYYALIAMDGDATVAELQAYLAQRPERIAGNDHQIHELLGRGHLLRNDPAAARLSFERAQVGRAESVSIQMGLGAVLELEGKLAEAMALLEGLTVRFPQVPEVRERLGRLLLESKDLPRAEVQALALVKLGGTPAAHMLLGDVRLAQGRPAEAETEYRKVLEQVPNDVTAQIAVGMALQQQGRNEEAISFLEGAVQSGADSLELWATLGSVNRRAGRYARAVEVHRRVLEMTPKQALGYVLLGADHFATGQWDLTIDDYTHALKLEPEHAEAKKWLARALAHRARDRAGNGRVDDAVRDLRRAFDLERSSAMARRLGAVLLQQGSYAEARKVMEQGVQMPEAAWREHLLLGYARLGAGAPKEALESFETAGRMAPDVASLADVSAGSALAELELGQVDAALKRLAEPGTSKRAIEVTRANLSRAHLRRAFARLEAGDGAGARQDVESAERAGVGGGSSSLGRLAAFAKALAQAEEGRFAEASAGLKRSLTPTPEWARPNTRQLADAFVLYRRDLLPQARRALTAATKRPIPEQAQWTAAFTSALHRREAERAYASGNMRAAEKALKAALALSPDSAALQHNLACVAYRGKKTADAVAIWRKLEGTVPQATLNLGIDAQERRREMGEAVDSYRRYLASGGPRAAAVREWKDRLQMIYGLSEPANPAPTSNPEPSSATASDITP
- a CDS encoding PhnD/SsuA/transferrin family substrate-binding protein produces the protein MISSRSFLLGLALVCAWAPAAGAAARKATLGVFLPTTLTDGQQRFQYAESLAAKLSAATGRATAAKSFARYEDFSKAVSEGIIDFAVVDSWAAVQLGAKATPVALAPLSGETSQRWAIISTAKGSVKDLAGKRLAIVKGAGATDSRFVTNVVLAGDLDAKKHFKLTSVPNVESALKMLEAKGAEAALVPLAHVPEGVRVLFRSSKVPGAVLVGMRGDADDLTQNLQKLEPVAPFGAFVAVQGKELEDFRKLLQRGPPRRQPVLVEAPALRVETRALMEPSALQPVLPSFADALEVSAEQPDD